DNA sequence from the Actinomycetota bacterium genome:
GGTGCTCGCGGCGGCGGCGGCGGCGGTCCGGCGTGGTCGACCTGCCGCCCCCCACCACGTCTGCCTGCATGGACAGCAGGATGTCGGTGACCTCCTTGCGGATCGACTGCGGGTCGATGCCGTGCTCGACGTTGAACTCCATCTGGATCTTCCGGCGGCGCTGGGTCTCGCTGATGGCCCGTTTCATGGAATCCGTGACCTCGTCCGCGTACATGATCACCTTGCCCGCCACGTTCCTGGCGGCGCGGCCGATGGTCTGGATCAGCGACGTCTCGCTCCGCAGGAACCCCTCCTTGTCGGCGTCCAGGATCGACACCAGCGAGACCTCCGGCAGGTCCAAGCCCTCCCGGAGCAGGTTGATGCCGACCAGGACGTCGAACTCCCCCAGCCGGAGGTCCCGCAGGATCTCGATCCGCTGGATGGTGTCGATCTCCGAGTGCAGGTACCGGACCCGGATCCCCATCTCGATCAGGTAGTCGGTGAGGTCCTCGGCCATCTTCTTGGTCAGCGTCGTCACCAGGACCCGCTCGTTTCGCTCGGCCCGCCGGCGTATCTCCTCGATGAGGTCGTCGACCTGCCCCTTCGTGGGGCGGACCTCGACCTCGGGGTCGATCAGCCCGGTGGGCCGCACGATCTGCTCGACCACCTGCTTCGACACCCGCAGCTCGTACGGGCTCGGCGTCGCCGACATGTACACGACCTGGTTCACGCGGTCCGTGAACTCGTCGAACTGGAGCGGACGGTTGTCCATGGCGCTCGGCAGCCGGAACCCGAAGTCGACCAGCGTGCGCTTCCGTGACATGTCGCCCTCGTACATCCCGTGGAGCTGGGGAACCGTCACGTGCGACTCGTCGATCACGCACAGCCAGTCCTCGGGGAAGTAGTCGAGCAAGGTGTAGGGCGCGGTCCCCGGGCCGCGGCCGTCGATGTGCCGGGAGTAGTTCTCGATCCCGGAGCAGAACCCCATCTCGCGCATCATCTCCAGGTCGTAGTTGGTCCGCATGCGCAGGCGCTGGGCCTCCAGCAGCTTGCCCTCCGATTCCAGCTGGGCAAGTCGCTCCCGGAGCTCCACCTCGATGCCGCGGATGGCCCGCTCCATGCGCGCGCCGCCGGCCACGTAGTGCGTGGCGGGATAGACCGTGACCTCGTCCAGCTCCTCGATCAACTCGCCGGTGACGGGATCGATGCGGATGATCCGCTCCACCTCGTCGCCCCACAGCTCGATGTGCAGGATGGTCTCCTCGTAGGCGGGGTGGACCTCGATGGTGTCGCCGCGCACCCGGAACCGGCCCCGGGCCAGGCTCACGTTGTTGCGCTCGTACTGGATGTCCACCAGACGCCGGATGGCCCAATCGAGGTTCAGGGGCACGCCCTTGTGGACGCGCAGGATCGTCCCCATGTATTCCTCGGGCGAGCCCAGGCCGTAGATGCACGACACGCTGGCCACGATCAGGACGTCCTTGCGCATCAGCAGCGCGCTGGTGGCGGAGTGCCGCAGCCGGTCGATCTCGTCGTTGACCGACGAGTCCTTCTCGATGTACGTGTCGGTCTGGGGAACGTACGCCTCGGGCTGGTAGTAGTCGTAGTAGCTGACGAAGTACTCCACGGCGTTGTTCGGGAAGAAGCGCCGGAACTCGTTGGCCAGCTGCGCCGCCAGCGACTTGTTGGGGCTGATCACCAGGGTCGGCTTCTGGACCCGCTCGACCACGTGGGCGATGGTGAACGTCTTCCCGCTTCCCGTGATCCCGAGGAGGGTCTGGCGGTCGTCCCCGCGCAGC
Encoded proteins:
- the uvrB gene encoding excinuclease ABC subunit UvrB; this encodes MPPFKVVSDFEPTGDQPQAIDRLAEGVLRGDDRQTLLGITGSGKTFTIAHVVERVQKPTLVISPNKSLAAQLANEFRRFFPNNAVEYFVSYYDYYQPEAYVPQTDTYIEKDSSVNDEIDRLRHSATSALLMRKDVLIVASVSCIYGLGSPEEYMGTILRVHKGVPLNLDWAIRRLVDIQYERNNVSLARGRFRVRGDTIEVHPAYEETILHIELWGDEVERIIRIDPVTGELIEELDEVTVYPATHYVAGGARMERAIRGIEVELRERLAQLESEGKLLEAQRLRMRTNYDLEMMREMGFCSGIENYSRHIDGRGPGTAPYTLLDYFPEDWLCVIDESHVTVPQLHGMYEGDMSRKRTLVDFGFRLPSAMDNRPLQFDEFTDRVNQVVYMSATPSPYELRVSKQVVEQIVRPTGLIDPEVEVRPTKGQVDDLIEEIRRRAERNERVLVTTLTKKMAEDLTDYLIEMGIRVRYLHSEIDTIQRIEILRDLRLGEFDVLVGINLLREGLDLPEVSLVSILDADKEGFLRSETSLIQTIGRAARNVAGKVIMYADEVTDSMKRAISETQRRRKIQMEFNVEHGIDPQSIRKEVTDILLSMQADVVGGGRSTTPDRRRRRREHPEMPTEELERLIQTLEEEMHQAAKDLRFEYAARIRDEVKDLRQELDSMRRAGVR